One Periophthalmus magnuspinnatus isolate fPerMag1 chromosome 15, fPerMag1.2.pri, whole genome shotgun sequence genomic window carries:
- the si:ch73-52p7.1 gene encoding uncharacterized protein si:ch73-52p7.1: protein MCDLRPPACLWCALLSVAVSLELRVAYVTHNGLYYYSCEREPPPCIQPALSDCSSEDLQLSSPALQVLRLTVWYTSASSTARLLNNSVVKHLTLIRCGAGAPRGAAPQDALGPDGYFAVQHLESLTVVNLQRKPILEEARSETENEADLSTFNNRVTDTQQDLNTDAKREFFPPQTQDLFLGREMGAAFHEQVRLGVIYSSVLDSGAEVKAYTVQTHIGRDGLLPFPELHLPHLEEASTIYVSFVY, encoded by the coding sequence ATGTGTGACCTCCGCCCTCCGGCCTGTCTGTGGTGCGCTCTTCTGTCTGTGGCCGTGTCCCTGGAGCTCCGCGTCGCCTACGTCACACACAATGGTCTGTATTATTACTCCTGCGAGCGGGAGCCTCCTCCCTGCATCCAGCCCGCGCTCTCAGACTGCAGCTCTGAGGATCTGCAGCTGTCGTCTCCTGCTCTTCAGGTTCTGCGCCTCACCGTGTGGTACACCTCCGCCTCCAGCACGGCGCGACTCCTCAACAACTCCGTGGTGAAACATCTGACTCTGATCCGCTGCGGGGCGGGGGCACCTCGAGGAGCCGCCCCTCAGGACGCTCTCGGCCCGGACGGATACTTCGCGGTGCAGCATCTGGAGTCGCTGACGGTGGTGAATCTGCAGAGGAAGCCCATCCTGGAGGAGGCCCGGAGCGAGACGGAGAACGAAGCAGATCTGAGCACGTTCAACAACAGAGTGACGGACACACAGCAGGACCTCAACACGGACGCAAAGAGAGAGTTCTTTCCTCCGCAGACTCAGGACCTGTTCCTCGGGCGGGAGATGGGCGCCGCGTTCCACGAGCAGGTCAGACTGGGGGTCATTTACAGCTCGGTGCTGGACTCCGGGGCAGAGGTCAAAGCTTATACTGTCCAGACTCACATCGGCCGAGACGGACTCCTGCCTTTCCCCGAACTGCACCTGCCCCACCTGGAGGAGGCCTCCACCATCTACGTCAGCTTTGTGtactga
- the ifngr1l gene encoding interferon gamma receptor 1-like: protein MEQRVILFVLLWCWCWTRGTGARVLPPENVTLLCHNMQNTLHWTYTPPTDGVKFKVDVLSTQRKPVLLWVESPATSIDLSEFSEPDNEYMVQVSAVRDSEESEPVPEDGIEYSYFQNSGTPLICNVDFPLVDVTRDDQLLHFSFTHPGLLYPPSGKHANMRRLHRFHYHVQLMNQDWENTYSCSESLCRGKLPILDAEKSYCLNIYGEMRKMSVQPTKTYCTEPQKAAGISVLFYVLPLVVAGGALLVGVMVFVKQTRPMTLDTKALDFTGRRSVPQQDQTSLVTSDCSSVHVERPTRVTVLPPNLTSPSAPLLTQTQDTSSDSSTGSEDMRLPLGIPGNENEPESEGAAGEQEGALGDGYTEGKYLDGDDDDEDEEEEPQSHAYEPHNMTVLSHDSD from the exons ATGGAGCAGAGGGTCATTCTCTTTGTGCTGCTCTGGTGCTGGTGCTGGACCCGAGGGACCGGAGCCAGAG TGCTTCCTCCAGAGAATGTGACTCTGCTCTGTCATAACATGCAGAACACCCTCCACTGGACGTACACGCCACCGACTGATGGTGTAAAGTTTAAGGTGGACGTCCTGTCAACTCAAAG GAAACCCGTGTTGCTGTGGGTGGAGTCGCCTGCCACCTCCATAGACCTGTCTGAGTTCTCCGAACCGGATAACGAGTACATGGTGCAGGTGTCGGCGGTGAGGGACAGTGAGGAGTCCGAGCCCGTCCCCGAGGATGGGATTGAGTATAGCTACTTCCAAAACTCCGGCACACCACTGATAT GTAACGTGGACTTCCCTTTAGTCGACGTGACGAGAGACGACCAGCTCCTCCACTTCAGCTTCACCCACCCAGGACTCCTGTATCCCCCTAGTGGCAAACACGCGAACATGCGACGACTCCACAGGTTTCACTACCACGTCCAGCTCATGAACCAG GATTGGGAAAATACGTACAGCTGCTCAGAGAGTTTATGTCGGGGGAAACTTCCGATCTTGGACGCAGAGAAAAGTTattgtttgaatatttatggagagATGAGAAAGATGTCAGTCCAACCCACAAAGACGTACTGCACCGAGCCTCAGAAAGCAGCAGGAATCA GTGTTCTTTTCTACGTGTTACCTCTCGTCGTGGCAGGTGGCGCTCTTCTCGTCGGTGTAATGGTCTTTGTCAAGCAAACGAGGCCGATGACACTCGATACAAAAGCTCTG GACTTTACAGGGAGGAGGAGTGTTCCTCAGCAGGACCAAACATCACTTGTGACCTCAGACTGTTCTTCAGTGCACGTGGAGCGTCCAACCCGTGTTACTGTCCTGCCACCAAACCTGACCTCGCCCTCCGCCCCTCTCCTCACCCAAACCCAGGACACGTCAAGTGACAGTAGCACAGGCTCAGAGGACATGAGACTACCTCTTGGAATACCAGGCAATGAAAACGAACCAGAGTCTGAAGGAGCAGCCGGGGAGCAGGAGGGGGCGCTAGGGGACGGCTACACAGAGGGCAAGTACTTGGAtggagatgatgatgatgaagatgaggaagaagagccACAATCCCATGCATACGAGCCACACAACATGACTGTACTGAGCCATGATTCAGACTGA